The following proteins are encoded in a genomic region of Leifsonia psychrotolerans:
- the lgt gene encoding prolipoprotein diacylglyceryl transferase: MSFPLSIPSPTPEWSSFTIGPFQIHAYALCILAGIIVATVMTSRRLTKRGAEPGIVLDIILWAVPLGIVGARFYHVFTHPGDYFFPGANLWNVFAIWEGGNAIFGALLGGAVGALIGCRLTGIRFWSFADAVAPGLLVAQAMGRLGNWFNVELFGQPTTLPWGLEVPVSNAAFPVGLPADTLFTPTFLYEMIWNLIGVAVILFLERKFNLRWGRAFAVYLIWYGLGRSYLETIRLDPSEIFLGIRTNVWAALLAVLIGLILLLVQRQEHIGIETSPYRPGREWTAPDPDVESEHTESTNDTHGNDAIDSHGSDTVAATSTRDSH; this comes from the coding sequence GTGTCTTTTCCCCTGAGCATTCCCAGCCCGACCCCGGAGTGGAGTTCCTTCACGATTGGGCCGTTTCAGATTCACGCCTACGCGCTGTGCATTCTGGCTGGAATCATCGTGGCCACCGTGATGACGAGTCGCCGTCTGACCAAGCGCGGCGCTGAGCCGGGAATCGTACTCGACATCATTCTGTGGGCGGTCCCGCTCGGCATCGTCGGTGCCCGGTTCTACCACGTCTTCACGCACCCCGGCGACTACTTCTTCCCGGGGGCCAACCTCTGGAACGTCTTCGCGATTTGGGAGGGCGGCAACGCCATCTTCGGGGCGCTGCTCGGCGGTGCCGTGGGCGCGTTGATCGGCTGCAGGCTCACCGGAATTCGTTTCTGGTCGTTTGCGGATGCCGTCGCCCCCGGCCTGCTCGTCGCCCAGGCGATGGGCCGTCTCGGCAACTGGTTCAACGTCGAGCTCTTCGGTCAGCCGACGACGCTGCCCTGGGGCCTTGAAGTTCCCGTTTCGAACGCAGCTTTCCCGGTCGGCTTGCCCGCCGATACGCTCTTCACGCCCACATTCCTGTACGAGATGATCTGGAATCTGATTGGCGTCGCCGTCATTCTGTTCCTCGAGCGCAAATTCAACCTGCGCTGGGGCCGCGCGTTCGCTGTGTACCTCATCTGGTACGGTCTGGGCCGCAGCTACCTCGAGACGATTCGCCTCGACCCGAGTGAAATCTTCTTGGGCATCCGCACCAACGTCTGGGCTGCCCTCCTCGCTGTTTTGATCGGCCTCATACTGCTGCTCGTGCAGCGACAGGAGCACATCGGCATCGAAACCAGTCCGTACCGGCCGGGTCGTGAATGGACAGCGCCCGACCCTGATGTAGAATCCGAACACACCGAATCCACGAACGATACTCACGGCAACGACGCCATCGATTCCCACGGTTCGGACACAGTCGCTGCCACAAGCACCCGCGACTCGCACTGA
- the gltB gene encoding glutamate synthase large subunit → MALTPPFSRFSTLPEAQGLYDPAEERDACGLAMVATLRGTAGHDIITLALDALRNLEHRGAVGSDAGTGDGAGIVTQIPDGFLRAVVDFDLPVNGRYVVGNAFLPTDPTARSAIKQQINALAAEESLIVLGWREVPLRPDEVGTLARAAMPAIQQLFLTSALTTQTGAPLGGIELDRQAWRLRKRAERELEIYFASLSCRTLVYKGMVTTLQLEPFYPDLSDPRFASTLALVHSRYSTNTFPSWPLAQPFRMIAHNGEINTVQGNRNWMRARQSQLESELLGDLAPLLPIVTPGGSDSASFDEVVELLSLSGRSLPHAVMMMVPEAWENQPNLDAERREFYEYQSMLMEPWDGPAAIVFTDGALVGATLDRNGLRPGRYLITDDGLVVLASEIGVLDIDPSRVVRKGRLRPGKMFLVDTVAGRLIEDDEIKAELAASESWGDWLDEGRINLKDLPEREHIVHPPASVVRRQRTFGYTEEEVRILLAPMARTGAEPLGAMGSDTPIAILSERPRLLFDYFTQQFAQVTNPPLDSIREEVVTSLRLALGPQRNLLTAGAEHARQVVLDFPVIDNDELAKIQHIDPAPGSRMTTTIRGLYRFDEGPGALENRLSAICAEVDAAIDNGAHFLVLSDRDSNKDLAPIPSLLLISAVHHHLIRTENRMKVGIVVEAGDVREVHHVALLVGYGASAVNPYLAMETCENLVRSGFITEVSPEKAVQNVIKALGKGVLKIMSKMGISTVSSYAGAQAFEAVGLSHEFIDRYFTGTTSKLGGIGIDVVAAENLDRHTSAYPEDAAVTAHERLATGGEYQWRRDGAPHLFNPESIFRLQHSTRTGRYDIFREYTKLIDDQAASLMTLRGMFTLAPGARRPVPLDTVESVESIVKRFSTGAMSYGSISQEAHETLAIAMNRLGGKSNTGEGGEDLDRLLDPERRSAVKQVASGRFGVTSMYLTHADDIQIKLAQGAKPGEGGQLPPTKVYPWVARTRHATAGVGLISPPPHHDIYSIEDLKQLIFDLKRANPKARIHTKLVSQSGIGAVAAGVAKALSDVILVSGHDGGTGASPVNSLKHAGTPWELGLAETQQTLMLNGMRDRVVVQVDGQLKTGRDVIIGALLGAEEFGFATAPLVVEGCIMMRVCHLDTCPVGVATQNPQLRKRFSGKADYVVNFFQFIAQEVREYLAELGFTSLDQAIGHRELLNVEGALEHWKAAGLDLTPILVGPDFSDAEPRQFSRPQEHELEAHFDNELIRQSARVLEHGGQVSIDLPIRNTERAVGTMLGHEVTVRHGENGLPAGSITVTLRGSAGQSFGAFLPSGISLHLEGDSNDYVGKGLSGGSITLRPDRHSVFPAERNVIAGNVIGYGATEGTMFIRGIVGERFLVRNSGATAVVEGVGDHALEYMTGGLALILGGTGRNLGAGMSGGTAYVYGLRPENVNRQSLDSGELELQQLGSADREIVRDLLEQHRDQTESALAARLLADLDQTLTRFVKVLPRDYAAVLSTRQQALDEGLDPDGDVVWNRILEVTHG, encoded by the coding sequence ATGGCACTTACGCCTCCCTTTTCCCGGTTCAGCACGTTGCCAGAGGCCCAGGGGCTGTACGATCCGGCCGAAGAACGCGACGCCTGTGGGCTTGCGATGGTCGCGACGTTGCGCGGCACGGCCGGGCACGACATCATCACGTTGGCCCTCGATGCTCTGCGCAACTTGGAACATCGCGGAGCTGTCGGCTCTGACGCCGGCACCGGAGATGGGGCCGGGATCGTCACGCAGATCCCCGATGGATTTCTGCGTGCAGTCGTCGACTTCGATCTGCCGGTGAACGGGCGTTACGTGGTCGGGAACGCGTTTCTGCCCACCGATCCGACTGCCCGGAGCGCCATCAAGCAGCAGATCAACGCACTGGCCGCCGAGGAGAGTCTGATCGTGCTCGGCTGGCGCGAAGTACCGCTGCGTCCCGACGAGGTCGGAACCCTGGCCCGCGCGGCGATGCCCGCCATTCAGCAGCTCTTTCTGACGAGTGCACTCACCACCCAGACCGGTGCGCCGCTGGGCGGAATTGAGCTCGACCGGCAGGCGTGGCGGTTGCGGAAGCGCGCCGAGCGCGAACTGGAGATCTACTTCGCATCGCTGTCCTGTCGCACACTGGTGTACAAGGGCATGGTCACGACGTTGCAGCTCGAGCCGTTCTACCCGGATCTGTCCGACCCCCGTTTCGCCTCGACGTTGGCCCTCGTGCACTCGCGCTATTCCACGAACACGTTCCCCTCCTGGCCGCTCGCCCAGCCGTTCCGCATGATTGCCCACAACGGTGAGATCAATACGGTGCAGGGTAACCGCAACTGGATGCGTGCCCGCCAGTCACAGCTGGAATCCGAGCTGCTCGGCGATCTCGCCCCGCTGCTGCCCATCGTCACCCCCGGGGGAAGTGACTCGGCGTCATTCGATGAGGTTGTGGAGTTGCTGAGCTTGTCGGGGCGGTCGCTCCCGCACGCGGTGATGATGATGGTTCCGGAAGCGTGGGAGAACCAGCCGAACCTCGACGCCGAACGCCGTGAGTTCTACGAGTACCAGTCGATGCTGATGGAGCCGTGGGACGGCCCGGCGGCAATTGTGTTCACCGACGGAGCCCTCGTGGGAGCCACCCTCGACCGAAACGGTCTGCGTCCGGGGCGGTACCTGATCACCGACGATGGTCTTGTCGTCTTGGCGAGTGAGATCGGCGTGCTCGACATCGACCCGAGCCGCGTCGTTCGGAAGGGCCGTCTGCGTCCCGGCAAGATGTTCCTGGTCGACACCGTGGCCGGCCGTCTGATCGAAGACGACGAGATCAAGGCCGAGCTGGCTGCGAGTGAGTCGTGGGGTGACTGGCTTGACGAGGGCCGCATCAATCTCAAGGACCTCCCAGAGCGTGAGCACATCGTGCATCCGCCGGCATCGGTTGTGCGGCGCCAGCGCACATTTGGGTACACCGAAGAGGAGGTCCGTATTCTGCTCGCACCGATGGCCCGCACCGGTGCGGAGCCGCTGGGCGCCATGGGTTCTGATACCCCGATCGCGATTCTCTCCGAACGGCCCCGGCTGCTCTTCGACTACTTCACGCAGCAGTTTGCGCAGGTGACGAATCCGCCGCTCGATTCCATTCGCGAAGAGGTCGTCACCTCACTCAGGCTGGCACTCGGGCCGCAGCGCAACCTGCTCACGGCCGGCGCTGAGCATGCGCGCCAGGTTGTTCTCGACTTCCCGGTCATCGACAATGACGAACTGGCCAAAATCCAGCACATCGACCCGGCGCCGGGCAGCCGTATGACGACGACAATCCGTGGTCTCTACCGCTTCGACGAGGGCCCGGGCGCGCTCGAGAACCGACTGAGCGCCATCTGCGCCGAAGTTGATGCGGCCATCGACAATGGGGCGCACTTCTTGGTGCTCTCCGATCGAGATTCAAACAAAGACCTCGCGCCGATCCCGTCGCTGCTGCTCATCTCAGCCGTGCATCATCACCTGATTCGCACCGAGAACCGGATGAAGGTCGGAATCGTCGTCGAAGCGGGCGACGTGCGCGAGGTGCATCACGTCGCGCTCCTGGTCGGTTATGGCGCATCGGCGGTGAACCCGTACCTCGCCATGGAAACCTGCGAAAACCTGGTGCGGAGCGGTTTCATCACCGAGGTGTCGCCCGAAAAGGCCGTGCAGAACGTGATCAAGGCGCTCGGAAAGGGGGTGCTGAAGATCATGTCGAAGATGGGCATCTCGACGGTTTCGTCCTACGCCGGTGCTCAGGCCTTTGAGGCTGTCGGCCTCAGTCACGAGTTCATCGATCGCTACTTCACCGGAACGACAAGCAAACTGGGCGGTATTGGCATCGACGTTGTGGCGGCCGAAAACCTCGATCGTCACACGTCGGCCTATCCCGAGGATGCGGCAGTCACCGCGCACGAGCGTTTGGCGACCGGCGGCGAATACCAGTGGCGTCGTGACGGCGCACCCCACCTGTTCAATCCTGAATCGATCTTCCGGTTGCAGCACTCGACACGCACCGGGCGCTACGACATCTTTCGGGAATACACGAAGCTGATCGACGATCAGGCCGCGTCGCTCATGACGCTGCGGGGAATGTTCACACTCGCTCCCGGCGCCAGACGGCCGGTGCCGCTTGACACCGTCGAGTCGGTCGAGTCGATCGTGAAACGGTTCTCGACCGGTGCGATGAGTTATGGCTCGATCTCGCAAGAGGCTCACGAGACCCTGGCCATCGCCATGAACCGGTTGGGTGGCAAGTCGAACACGGGAGAGGGCGGCGAAGACCTGGATCGCCTGCTCGACCCCGAGCGGCGCAGTGCGGTCAAGCAGGTGGCGTCGGGACGGTTCGGCGTGACGAGCATGTATCTCACGCACGCCGACGACATTCAGATCAAACTCGCCCAGGGCGCCAAACCCGGCGAAGGGGGACAGCTGCCGCCGACCAAGGTCTACCCGTGGGTGGCCCGCACGCGTCACGCGACGGCCGGGGTCGGCTTGATCTCGCCGCCCCCACACCACGACATCTATTCGATTGAAGACCTGAAACAGCTCATCTTCGATCTGAAACGGGCCAATCCGAAAGCACGCATCCACACGAAACTGGTCAGCCAATCGGGGATCGGTGCCGTTGCTGCCGGTGTGGCGAAGGCTCTCTCCGACGTCATCCTCGTCTCGGGCCACGACGGTGGAACCGGAGCCAGCCCCGTGAACTCGCTGAAACACGCCGGAACCCCGTGGGAACTCGGTTTGGCCGAAACCCAACAGACCCTCATGCTGAACGGAATGCGTGATCGAGTCGTTGTGCAGGTCGACGGTCAGCTGAAGACCGGCCGCGACGTGATTATCGGTGCCCTGTTGGGTGCCGAAGAGTTCGGCTTCGCGACGGCGCCGCTCGTGGTCGAAGGCTGCATCATGATGCGCGTCTGTCACCTCGACACGTGCCCCGTCGGTGTCGCCACTCAAAACCCGCAGCTGCGCAAGCGGTTCAGCGGCAAGGCCGACTACGTGGTCAACTTCTTCCAGTTCATTGCACAGGAGGTACGTGAGTACCTCGCTGAGTTGGGTTTCACGAGCCTTGACCAAGCGATCGGGCACCGCGAACTTCTCAATGTCGAGGGGGCGCTCGAACATTGGAAGGCAGCGGGTCTCGACCTCACGCCCATTCTGGTCGGCCCCGACTTTTCTGATGCGGAACCCCGGCAATTCAGCCGGCCGCAGGAACACGAGTTGGAGGCGCACTTCGACAACGAGCTGATCCGCCAGAGTGCCCGTGTTCTCGAACACGGCGGCCAGGTGTCGATCGATCTGCCGATCCGCAACACCGAACGCGCCGTCGGCACGATGCTCGGCCATGAGGTGACGGTGCGGCACGGCGAGAATGGTTTGCCGGCCGGCTCGATCACCGTGACGCTACGGGGGAGCGCCGGCCAGTCGTTCGGGGCGTTCCTGCCGAGCGGTATCAGCCTTCACCTCGAGGGGGACTCGAACGACTACGTCGGAAAGGGACTCTCGGGTGGCTCCATCACCCTGCGGCCGGACCGACACAGCGTGTTTCCGGCCGAGCGTAACGTGATCGCCGGAAACGTGATCGGATACGGCGCCACGGAGGGGACGATGTTCATTCGTGGCATCGTCGGCGAACGCTTCCTCGTGCGCAACTCCGGGGCGACGGCGGTCGTCGAGGGAGTGGGCGACCATGCCCTCGAATACATGACCGGCGGACTGGCGCTCATCCTGGGCGGTACCGGACGCAACCTCGGCGCCGGAATGTCAGGTGGTACCGCGTACGTCTACGGCCTCCGCCCCGAGAACGTGAATCGACAGTCCCTCGATTCAGGGGAACTCGAGCTGCAGCAACTCGGCAGCGCCGACCGTGAAATCGTGCGTGACCTGCTCGAACAGCACCGTGACCAGACCGAGTCGGCTCTCGCCGCCCGGCTCCTGGCCGATCTCGATCAGACACTGACGAGATTCGTCAAGGTTCTGCCGCGTGACTACGCCGCAGTGCTCTCGACCCGCCAACAGGCACTCGACGAAGGGCTTGACCCTGATGGCGATGTTGTCTGGAACCGCATTCTGGAGGTAACCCATGGCTGA
- a CDS encoding glutamate synthase subunit beta gives MADPKGFLKTTERELPARRPVSVRLMDWKEVYEQGDAATLKRQAGRCMDCGVPFCHQGCPLGNLIPEWNDLTWRDEGEQAIERLHATNNFPEFTGRLCPAPCESACVLSINQPAVTIKQVEVSIIDQAFENGWVTPQLPGRLSGKTVAVVGSGPAGLAAAQQLTRAGHTVAVFERDDRIGGLLRYGIPDFKMEKTHLEARLGQMKAEGTRFRAGVNIGVDISWADLRARYDAVIVATGALVPRDLPIPGRDLTGVHFAMEYLVQQNKVGAGDVVDAQISAAGKHVVVLGGGDTGADCIGTAHRQLAASVTNLAIGIQPGTERPSHQPWPISPTLFEVSSAHEEGGTRQFLASTIEFLGNEAGEVRAIRVAETEYLDGRRVPKAGTEREIPADLVLLALGFTGTESEQLSAQLQLPFDGRGNVERAGDYQTSYEGVFVAGDAGRGQSLIVWAIAEGRAAAAAVDTYLVGSTRLPAPVIPTDRPFSI, from the coding sequence ATGGCTGATCCGAAGGGATTCCTGAAGACGACTGAGCGCGAGCTTCCGGCCCGTCGACCGGTTTCTGTGCGCTTGATGGATTGGAAAGAGGTCTACGAGCAGGGTGATGCCGCCACGCTCAAGCGTCAGGCCGGACGGTGCATGGATTGCGGAGTTCCGTTCTGCCACCAGGGTTGTCCGCTCGGCAACCTGATTCCCGAGTGGAACGATCTGACCTGGCGTGACGAGGGGGAACAGGCGATCGAGCGACTGCACGCCACAAACAACTTTCCCGAGTTCACCGGTCGTCTGTGCCCGGCCCCGTGTGAGTCCGCCTGTGTTCTCAGCATCAACCAACCCGCCGTTACCATCAAACAGGTTGAGGTATCGATCATCGACCAGGCCTTCGAGAACGGCTGGGTCACCCCGCAGCTGCCCGGGCGGCTGAGCGGCAAGACGGTTGCCGTGGTCGGATCGGGTCCGGCCGGACTGGCGGCTGCCCAACAGTTGACGCGTGCCGGACACACCGTCGCGGTCTTCGAACGCGACGATCGCATCGGTGGGCTGCTGCGCTATGGCATTCCTGATTTCAAGATGGAGAAGACACACCTGGAGGCGCGTCTGGGCCAGATGAAGGCGGAAGGAACCCGATTCCGTGCCGGTGTGAACATCGGTGTCGACATCAGTTGGGCCGACCTGCGTGCCCGCTATGACGCGGTCATCGTTGCGACCGGCGCTCTCGTGCCGCGTGACCTCCCCATTCCCGGTCGTGACCTGACCGGGGTGCATTTCGCCATGGAATACCTGGTTCAGCAGAACAAGGTGGGCGCCGGTGACGTCGTAGACGCACAGATCAGTGCCGCGGGAAAGCACGTCGTCGTTCTCGGCGGCGGTGACACGGGAGCAGACTGCATTGGAACCGCGCACCGCCAGCTCGCGGCATCCGTCACCAACCTGGCGATCGGAATCCAGCCGGGCACCGAGCGGCCGTCGCACCAGCCGTGGCCGATCTCGCCGACACTGTTCGAGGTGTCGAGCGCTCACGAAGAAGGCGGAACCCGCCAGTTCTTGGCGTCGACAATCGAATTCCTCGGCAATGAGGCGGGGGAGGTGCGCGCAATTCGTGTCGCCGAAACCGAGTATCTCGACGGCCGCCGGGTGCCGAAAGCGGGCACTGAACGGGAGATTCCCGCGGATCTGGTGCTGCTCGCGCTCGGCTTTACCGGCACCGAATCTGAACAACTGTCGGCGCAACTGCAGCTTCCGTTCGATGGGCGGGGTAATGTCGAACGTGCCGGTGATTACCAAACCAGCTACGAAGGCGTATTTGTGGCCGGCGACGCAGGCCGCGGACAATCCTTGATCGTCTGGGCTATTGCAGAGGGTCGCGCCGCCGCGGCCGCGGTCGACACCTACCTGGTGGGAAGCACCCGTCTTCCTGCCCCGGTCATACCCACCGATCGACCATTTTCGATCTAA
- the pyk gene encoding pyruvate kinase, translating into MRRAKIVATLGPAASSYEQIRAIIDAGVDVCRMNLSHGTYQVHESVYANVRKAANDSGRAIAVMVDLQGPKIRLGKFEDGPYDLAVGDIFKITTEDILGNQQICGTTFKGLPQDVAPGDFLLIDDGKVKVEVVETDGVVVTTRVIVAGPVSNNKGINLPGVAVNVPALSEKDEADLRWGMKLGADLIALSFVRDAADIKRVHEIMDEEGRRVPVIAKIEKPQAVDNLEEIIDAFDAIMVARGDLGVELPLEAVPIVQKRAVEIARRMAKPVIVATQMLESMIHSPVPTRAETSDVANAVLDGADAVMLSGETSVGEYPVVTVQTMARIVDSTEVHGLERIQPLTVKPRTQGGAITLAASEVAQFVDAKYVCIFTESGDSARRMARIRSKIPMIAFTPEPGIRRRLALTWGVQTFLVDRVTHTDAMFGQVDKILLDEGLAEIGDKVVVISGSPPGIVGSTNDIRVYQVGDAHNGAAPAYAKV; encoded by the coding sequence ATGAGACGCGCGAAAATCGTTGCCACCCTCGGGCCGGCAGCATCGAGCTACGAACAGATTCGGGCGATCATTGATGCCGGCGTCGACGTATGCCGCATGAATCTCAGCCACGGCACCTACCAGGTGCACGAAAGCGTGTACGCGAATGTGCGTAAGGCTGCCAACGACTCTGGACGTGCCATCGCAGTGATGGTGGACCTTCAAGGCCCGAAGATCCGCCTGGGCAAGTTCGAGGACGGCCCGTACGACCTCGCCGTCGGCGACATCTTCAAGATCACGACCGAAGACATCCTGGGCAACCAGCAGATCTGTGGCACCACGTTCAAGGGGCTGCCCCAGGATGTGGCCCCCGGCGACTTCCTGCTCATCGACGATGGCAAGGTGAAGGTTGAGGTCGTCGAGACGGATGGCGTCGTCGTCACCACTCGAGTGATCGTCGCCGGCCCGGTCTCGAACAACAAGGGCATCAACCTGCCCGGTGTCGCGGTGAACGTTCCCGCTCTCTCCGAGAAGGATGAGGCTGATCTGCGTTGGGGCATGAAGCTGGGCGCCGACCTGATCGCGCTCTCCTTTGTGCGTGACGCGGCAGACATCAAGCGTGTGCACGAGATCATGGACGAGGAAGGCCGCCGGGTTCCGGTGATCGCCAAGATTGAGAAGCCGCAGGCCGTCGACAACCTCGAAGAGATTATTGACGCGTTTGATGCCATCATGGTCGCCCGCGGTGACCTGGGTGTCGAGCTTCCGTTGGAGGCCGTGCCGATCGTGCAGAAGCGTGCCGTCGAGATTGCCCGCCGCATGGCCAAGCCGGTCATCGTTGCGACGCAGATGCTCGAATCGATGATCCACAGCCCGGTGCCGACGCGGGCGGAAACGTCCGACGTGGCCAACGCCGTGTTGGATGGCGCGGATGCCGTCATGCTGAGCGGTGAGACGAGCGTGGGTGAGTATCCCGTCGTGACCGTGCAGACCATGGCTCGCATTGTGGACTCGACCGAGGTTCACGGCCTCGAACGCATCCAGCCGCTGACCGTGAAGCCGCGCACGCAGGGTGGCGCCATCACGCTCGCCGCAAGCGAGGTTGCCCAGTTCGTCGATGCGAAGTACGTCTGCATCTTCACCGAATCAGGCGACTCTGCACGCCGGATGGCCCGCATTCGCTCAAAGATCCCGATGATTGCGTTCACGCCGGAGCCGGGCATCCGTCGCCGTCTGGCCCTTACCTGGGGCGTTCAGACGTTCCTCGTTGATCGTGTCACGCACACCGACGCCATGTTCGGCCAGGTTGACAAGATCTTGCTCGACGAGGGTCTGGCCGAGATCGGCGACAAGGTCGTGGTGATCTCTGGATCCCCTCCCGGAATCGTCGGCTCGACCAACGACATCCGGGTGTATCAGGTGGGCGACGCTCACAATGGTGCCGCACCGGCCTACGCCAAGGTCTAA
- a CDS encoding low temperature requirement protein A — translation MSDVSRTAGSRHANWLELFFDLVMAAFVGQLAIGLHGDPQPVNFLTFIVLFFPAWWAWVNVMLTLNLFGERMTGQIWLLVSIAMFGVGMMAAASVEGLGERAWVYALGNSLLRLVLFYAWWSEGRRRGVPWYRPVLYCGVTAVLWGVSAAVPQPAQWWLWGTAILLEILLLSFLGRQASWLRQALNTEHLSERVGLFVVIVFGESVLAVFAELSDSWSLTSGLTALLAFAAISLLAWAFFTYGAETAERSWHRLQVEGNVGALRDTVMYLPFLVVVAVVLLSAGLGTAVAEPTHPLPTGAAISIACGIALFYGTNALIMLRYRDPLRAVLRWAIVGIALPLGLLSLAPVVTGTELVAGAVVVITVLVAPAAITRRGAGRTTVREER, via the coding sequence GTGAGCGATGTGAGTCGGACGGCAGGTTCACGGCACGCCAACTGGCTTGAGCTGTTCTTCGATCTCGTCATGGCGGCCTTCGTCGGCCAGCTGGCGATCGGCTTGCATGGTGATCCGCAGCCGGTGAACTTTCTGACGTTCATCGTGCTGTTCTTTCCGGCCTGGTGGGCCTGGGTGAATGTGATGCTCACCCTCAACCTGTTCGGGGAGAGAATGACGGGTCAGATCTGGCTCCTGGTAAGCATCGCGATGTTCGGCGTCGGAATGATGGCAGCGGCGAGCGTTGAGGGTCTCGGCGAGCGCGCCTGGGTCTACGCCCTCGGAAACTCTCTCCTGCGGCTGGTGCTGTTTTACGCCTGGTGGTCCGAGGGCCGGCGCCGGGGCGTGCCCTGGTATCGTCCGGTGCTCTACTGCGGTGTCACGGCCGTGCTCTGGGGGGTTTCGGCCGCTGTGCCCCAACCGGCGCAATGGTGGCTGTGGGGCACAGCGATTCTGCTCGAGATTCTTCTCCTTTCGTTCCTGGGCCGCCAAGCCAGCTGGCTCCGTCAGGCGCTCAACACTGAGCACCTGAGCGAACGCGTCGGACTCTTTGTCGTCATCGTCTTCGGAGAATCGGTGCTCGCGGTGTTCGCCGAGCTCAGCGACAGCTGGAGCCTCACGTCGGGACTGACAGCGCTTCTTGCATTTGCCGCAATATCTCTCCTCGCCTGGGCCTTCTTCACGTATGGTGCCGAGACGGCTGAACGCAGTTGGCACCGTCTGCAGGTTGAGGGCAATGTGGGCGCATTGCGGGACACGGTGATGTATCTGCCGTTCCTCGTCGTCGTGGCTGTTGTACTGTTGTCCGCCGGGCTCGGCACGGCGGTCGCCGAACCGACCCACCCGCTGCCGACCGGGGCCGCCATCTCGATCGCTTGCGGAATTGCACTGTTTTACGGCACGAATGCCCTCATTATGTTGCGCTACCGCGACCCACTGCGCGCAGTGCTGCGTTGGGCCATCGTCGGGATTGCACTCCCGTTGGGGCTGCTGTCGCTGGCGCCGGTTGTCACGGGCACTGAGCTGGTGGCCGGCGCCGTGGTGGTGATCACGGTTCTGGTGGCCCCGGCCGCGATCACTCGGCGTGGCGCGGGGCGTACGACCGTTCGCGAGGAGCGGTGA
- a CDS encoding phosphatase PAP2 family protein, translating to MQNSQLPSRARLALLPQPRLWPLWAVLLTALTLTLGYVVTSVRGFSPLELTVDQQLSRDHDPFLTALALGIDVVLSPPGIIIILGVLFLFLLVVRRSPVNAIAVAAVAGIGWLSSQAFKLAVVRPRIDSSLLTDPLVSEHGHDSFPSGHMSFAVALAVALYLLARGTRWAKLVAIIGVIFALVVGLSRVYLGAHYPTDVLGACLGSLAAILLFIGLWNRYGLRVLGSIRVLNRIGPVPSTPVTAPRERSYAPRHAE from the coding sequence GTGCAGAATTCTCAGCTCCCGTCCCGTGCCCGACTCGCTCTGCTCCCTCAACCGCGGCTCTGGCCGCTGTGGGCAGTGTTGCTGACCGCATTGACGCTCACGCTCGGTTACGTTGTGACCTCGGTTCGCGGATTCTCCCCGCTCGAACTCACTGTCGATCAGCAGCTCAGTCGCGACCACGATCCGTTTCTCACCGCACTCGCGCTGGGAATCGATGTGGTGCTCTCTCCCCCGGGGATCATCATCATTCTTGGCGTGCTTTTTCTGTTCCTCCTGGTTGTGCGCCGATCCCCGGTGAACGCGATCGCGGTGGCAGCTGTCGCCGGCATCGGTTGGCTCTCTAGCCAGGCGTTCAAACTCGCCGTGGTTCGACCCCGCATCGATTCGAGCCTCCTCACCGACCCGCTCGTCAGCGAACACGGCCATGACAGCTTCCCGAGCGGGCACATGAGCTTCGCCGTGGCGCTCGCCGTGGCGCTCTATCTGCTCGCGCGCGGCACACGGTGGGCAAAACTCGTCGCGATCATCGGCGTCATTTTCGCGCTGGTGGTTGGCCTGTCCCGGGTGTATCTCGGTGCGCACTACCCGACGGACGTGCTCGGGGCCTGCCTCGGATCGCTCGCTGCAATTCTGTTGTTCATCGGATTGTGGAACCGCTACGGGTTGCGCGTGCTGGGCAGCATCCGTGTACTCAACCGAATCGGGCCGGTGCCATCCACTCCGGTCACCGCTCCTCGCGAACGGTCGTACGCCCCGCGCCACGCCGAGTGA